The Macaca thibetana thibetana isolate TM-01 chromosome 9, ASM2454274v1, whole genome shotgun sequence region AGTGCGGGCATCCGGTGGTCCAGACAGGAGACACGAACTCTTCTCTCCATACTAGGCGAGGCAGAGTATATTCAGCGCCTCCAGACTGTGCATCACAATGCAGATGTCTATCAGGCTGTGTCTAAGCGAATGCAGCAGGAGGGCTTCCGCCGCACCGAACGTCAGTGCCGTTCCAAGTTTAAAGTTCTGAAGGCATTATATTTAAAGGCCTATGTTGCCCATGCCACAAGTatgggtgagccaccacactgtcCATTTTATGATACGTTGGATCAGCTTCTCCGAAATCAGATAGTGACTGACCCAGACAACTTAATGGAGGATGCTGCTTGGGCCAAGCACTGTGATCAGAATTTAGTGGCCTCTGACGCCCCAGGGGAAGAGGGAACCGGCATTCTAAAATCAAAAAGGACTCAGGCAGCTGATCATCAGCCTATGTTGAAAACAGTTAAGGAATCAGATGAGGATTGTCAGCTAAGAATCAGTGACCGGATACAAGAAACCAGTGACCTCGAGGACTCCTGGGATGAATCCTCGGGTGCAGGTAACTCCTAAGCATGTGAAGGATTCGGGTCCCAGAGTCACATGGCTCTAAACAGCCGTGTCTGTTTGGATAGTGTCCTCTTCAGCATAGTTCCTGTTTCTGCCTCATTCTGCCCCATGcacctttttaaaaacctaatagtAAGCTAAAGGGTTCTAGGTTTTCAAAAGCTATGCCCATAGCAACATAAGGTATTAGAACTCTTTAAACCTAGAAGAAGTGCTCTCTAGAACCAAACTAGTTCTGGCATTATTAATAATGGGTAGTTAGGAATGTGTAGGTCTAGAGTGGGTTGGATAGCTATGTACAAAGGGGTTCAGGAAGGCAAGGGAGAAGTTTTAGAGGTGAAATTAAACAGGTCACAATGTCCAGATtaaggaaatggattcttcccAGTCCCTGGTGGAAAGAGGCTTTCCAGGAACAACCATAGGTTTATAATTTGTCTTAGCTCTGCTGCTGGCTCCAAGCATTCCCTTAGCAGGAATGTTCTCTTTGCAAcattgttgctttgtttttcaggGTGCTCTCAAGGGACCCCCAGCTACAGCAGCTCCCACAGCCTTTTCAGAGGTGCAGTTGCTCCCTGTCAGAGCAGCCCCATGGCCAGACTGGGTGTGTCTGGGGAGCCTAGCCCCTGCACCAGCACCAGCCGCAGCACTCCTGGGGTAGCCTCCACACCGCAGACTCCAGTCTCCTCTTCGAGAGCTGGTTTTGTTTCTGGTGGGGATAGGCCCTTGACCAGTGAGCCCCCTCCAAGGTGGGCAAGGCGAAGAAGGCGGTCAGTGGCCAGGACTATTGCAGCCGAGTTGGCAGAAAACAGGCGATTGGCACGAGAACTCTCAAAGCGGGAGGAAGAAAAACTGGACAGGCTGATTGCTATTGGTGAGGAGGCCAGTGCTCAGCAAGACACTGCCAATGAGCTCCGCAGGGATGCTGTCATCGCAGTCAGACGTTTGGCAACAGCAGTGGAAGAGGCAACTGGTGCTTTTCAGCTAGGCCTTGAAAAATTGCTTCAGAGGTTGATTTCGAATACCAAAAGCTAGGAACCAATTACAAAAGGCTCTGTTTCCTAAACTGGTAGAAGTCTATTTTCCAAACCTGCCTTCTGAATCCCTGGCTCCTTTTCTATgtcctcagaaaaaaacatggatgaaccatgTATATCCAGATAGTACAGATATAATTGCTAATTCATTTTCCCAAGATTCTCCACCAAATGGAAGACCTTTCAGAAATGCCAGGGGTGGCCTAATAGAAAACAATGGAGCCATGTTCTAGAGAGCTGGTTCATCGTAGCTTTGTCACAGATGTGAAGCAGTTTACTTTACCTCTCTCCagcggtttcctcatctgtaaaatggggatcaatAATAACTCCTGCCctgcctacctcacagggttgttgtgaggatcacATGGTTCATAGATGTGAAagagtttaaaagtttaaaagcacTGTACACGTTTAAGTTATTAATGCATATGGCCTTGGCTGAGGTAAGGCACATTAGTTTACAAGATTCAGGAGTATGGATGTATACTGTGACTTCATTGCTTGAATCTTTCCTTTGCTGGTCTAACTTGACTGCTTCATGGAGtttgaaatcttaatttttaaaatccttgtgTGGCTCATTAGACTAGTATAAGCACAACCTGTATTTGTACCTTAATCTCTTACGTTTCCACTACTGTGTCTCTGACATATCTACTAGTAAGCACTCTTGTCAAACTGTCTTTCTAGCCTTCATTTTACTGGTTCTTAGTCTCTTATCAATATAAGGAAATAAGAAGTGCCAGGGAGCCACCATAGTGTGTTATGGTTTATATCGATAATCTTCAATATAAAATATTggccattttataaaatattaaatgtatgtaaattCTTTGCATTTCATATTATTTGGGTCCCTTGATATGCCTAAATTACATCTTGAAGTTTCGGTTGCCATTAGAACATTGTGGAAACAATTCAGATTATATCAGTTTCCAATCTGCTTTTTagctgatttcattcttttctgttatttttttgtctagTATGTTATACAGGGTAAGCCCTAGAAAACTTTACTTTTGAGCTTTCCAAGATTCCTTTTTCTCAGATGTTGTAGACAGAAGTTTATGTAGTTAATGGCATCTGGTGGAAGAGAACAGCTTTGTTTCCCTTTTAACTTTGGGAACAGTAGAGGATGGTGTGGATAAAGATTGCCTGCAATAGATGACTCCTTTTAAGCACTAGCCCTGAACAGATGAGCCTCCTCCCAACCTCAGACATACACTTGGAGAGAGATGAAGGTGATAAGCCACACTTCCGATTTACTCTAGAAGGGAAGACATTAATCTCTGTCATTAAACTAACTTAAAGCTTTTAGTGGTTTACTTAGTACTTTTAGGAATACAAATAGGAATCCTTAGGATTTAAAAAGTTTTCCCATAATCTAgaagttggaaaaaaagaaaaacaaagagtggGCATGTTGGGggaggttttattttctattttgcagCCCCAAGTGCTTAGCTGAATGCTGGAAATGCACA contains the following coding sequences:
- the MSANTD7 gene encoding zinc finger and SCAN domain containing 29 isoform X1 codes for the protein MASANSSAGIRWSRQETRTLLSILGEAEYIQRLQTVHHNADVYQAVSKRMQQEGFRRTERQCRSKFKVLKALYLKAYVAHATSMGEPPHCPFYDTLDQLLRNQIVTDPDNLMEDAAWAKHCDQNLVASDAPGEEGTGILKSKRTQAADHQPMLKTVKESDEDCQLRISDRIQETSDLEDSWDESSGAGCSQGTPSYSSSHSLFRGAVAPCQSSPMARLGVSGEPSPCTSTSRSTPGVASTPQTPVSSSRAGFVSGGDRPLTSEPPPRWARRRRRSVARTIAAELAENRRLARELSKREEEKLDRLIAIGEEASAQQDTANELRRDAVIAVRRLATAVEEATGAFQLGLEKLLQRLISNTKS
- the MSANTD7 gene encoding zinc finger and SCAN domain containing 29 isoform X2; this translates as MARLGVSGEPSPCTSTSRSTPGVASTPQTPVSSSRAGFVSGGDRPLTSEPPPRWARRRRRSVARTIAAELAENRRLARELSKREEEKLDRLIAIGEEASAQQDTANELRRDAVIAVRRLATAVEEATGAFQLGLEKLLQRLISNTKS